The following DNA comes from Simkania negevensis Z.
TTAAGAGAGCAAATTGCCCTCATTCCTCAAGATCCTCTCCTCTTTCATCGGACCCTTAAAGAAAATATCAGCTATGGAAAGATCGAAGCTCCTGAGGAAGAAATTTTTCAAGCTGCTCGTCTTGCCCACGCAGATGAGTTCATTCGAAAACTTTCTGATGGATATGACGCTAGAGTAGGAGAAAGAGGAACAAAACTTTCCGGAGGAGAAAAACAACGCATCGCCATCGCAAGAGCTATTTTGGTGAATGCTCCTATTCTCATTTTAGATGAAGCAACATCTTCTCTCGATTCTGTCACGGAAAAGTATATTCAAGAGAGTTTGGAAACTCTTATGAAAGATCGAACAACGATCGTCATTGCTCACCGCCTTTCTACTCTTTCTCGTATGGATCGCATTCTTGTCTTTGATAGAGGCAAAATCGTAGAGGAAGGGTCTCACAGTTCTTTACTAGAAAAAGAGGGGCTCTACTCTAAAATGTGGAAGATGCAAGTTGGAGGTTTTCTTCCCGAATCCCCTTCAGAAACTCTTTGACTACGCCTCTCAAGTTTTGAAGTAGCTTGAGCACATCTTGTAAGGAAAATTTAGAAGGCTAATAGTCAGCCGGGAAAGAAAACAGTATTATTATAAGTTTTTTAAACATCTTTTTTTATTGCGTTAATATCATTATAAACCCATAATTTCTTTCAAAAAAATGGAGGAAATATGCACATTGTAAACACCCACTTTAAGTCTCTTAATCAATACTTTTTGGAACACCCTTTGGTTAATGCAAACCAAAGCGACGTTTTTAAAGATGCAAAACAACTCACTTTCAGACCCTCAGTCACCATGCCCAAATATGACTATCCGATTACATCAGGATGTATGGAAGGAAAAAACGCAGAGGAAACATTGCAGTTTTTAATTTCCAGAATCGATGAGATTTCCAAAGAAATCCAAATGGAAGCTTGGATTAGTCCAGATGATGATGCAGCGCTATCACGTCGCAGTGCTTTTCATTATGCAGCTGCTTATTATCCAGAACCAGCTTTCTCCTACCTTTGTGAACTTCTCAATAAAAATAATCTCCTACTAGAAGCTCTTAAAATAAAGGATGTATTCAATCATACACCTCTAGATTTCGCTAATAAAGAAGATAACAAAGAAAATGCCGCTTACTTGGAAGACATAGAGTGGATTTTAACAGGATCAATGAAAGGTGAAAATGCAGACTCCAAAATAATCACTCAAGCAAAAACAATACTTTTTCCAGTTGAAGATGAACAGATATATAACTGCACTCGCTTACATTATATTGCTGCTCATTATCCAAAACCATCTTTAGTCTACTTTTGTCAATTTCTCAAAAAACATAACATCCTACTAGTAGCTCTTAATATAAGGGATTTATTTTCATTGAAGCCTCTGGATTACGCTAAGATGACACATAACACAGAAAATGCCACATATTTGAAAGACATAGAAGAGATGTTAATGGCATAGGTTGAGCCATTCTATTGCGCTTTTTATACAAGACAAAACAAGGGAAGGACCAAACGGTCCTTCTCGAGACAAAAGGCTGGGAAGAAAGAGAAAAATCCCTGAGAATAAGTGAAATCAACCCAAAACTTAGGTCAATATGAATGCTAAGAAAACGTCTATGCTACAAGAAGGTTTTTTGATGCGCCCAATGCAAAGTGGAAAAGACCTTCTAAAAATTACCCATCGATTTTTGTTTCCTTGGTCTACCCCAGAAAAAACTCAAACTATTTGGGAAACTTATGCTCTAGAGCAAGAAGAGGGCATTCGAACCGTTTTCGTCATAGAAAATCAAAATGAGATCTTAGGCTATGGCAGTCTCCTTCGAAAATCGGAAAACCCAACATTTCAAGGCTCTAATATCCCAGAAGTGAATGCCATTTGGATCGATGAGTCATGCCGCAGACAAGGGCTTGGCAAAGCCCTCATTCAAGTAATCGAATGTCTTGCAATCGAGGAGGGATATCACCAAATTGGAATTGGAGTGGGCCTTTACCAAGACTATGGCCCTGCTCAGAGGCTGTATTTTCAGTTAGGTTATATTCCTGATGGAAATGGAATCACCTACAAGGGGGCAATCACAAAGCCTGGAGAGTCCTATCCCCTCGATGACGATCTTTTACTATGGCTCGTCAAGCCTTTAGCCAAAACTTAAGGTTTAAAGCAATGACTTGCCCATTGGGATATCATCAACACCCCCTTCATGCCCATCTGGGTCGTTAAATGGCATATCGATATATCCTAAACACTGATAAAATCCTACCGCATCAGGAGATGATTCTGTATGAATACTCTTATAGTTTTTGGCTTTCAGATAGGTCTCTATCCATTCGAGGAATTGCTTAGCAAATCCTTGATTTCGATAAGCTTCTTCCATAACTATGATGCGTATGGCAGCTCTAGACTGTGGCCATAGCTGAATATGACAATATCCGATAATTTCCACTCCTTTGTATAAGATAAAATGGAGATGGTCTGGATGATTAAAGGTCCATTCATACGGATCAGCAATTGAGATTTTGTCGAAAAAATAACGTTTTCTTAGAGATTTCGCTGCCTTCCATTCATTATGATGAGTGCAAATAACAAATCGTAAAGAGTCAAATCCAGCGCGCTTTAGGATGCTACTAATAAAGGCATCTTTTCCAAGATTATAGCCAGTAAACATCGAGCCTTCACTCTTTTCAAAAGAAGACTTTTGTTTAAGTAACTCAAGCTTAAGAGCTCCATATTCATCCCGCACTTCGGGATGGCTTCTAAGATAATCACGAAAAGTTAGATTGAGGGTGATTTCAGGATGTCTTTCCTGATAAACATGAAGATTGACATCTCGCTCACCCCGCTTACTAAAACCATAATGCATCGGAATGTTATACTCCCCCCGATATTTAAAACCGATTTTCTCTAACTTTTGAATGGTCGCTTCCGGACTTTTGGAGACTAGAATGATATCAATTTTGGGCTTAGCGCAAAGACCCGGTACAGCTGTCGAACCTACATGATGCACAGCAATGCAATGATCCCCTAACGCATCCCTGATAAGTCCCGCTTCGACCTCAAACTGCTCAGGCCAGGAGGGATCATAAGGAACAACTTCAATTTTTCTCACTTCTTTCATTTATACTCAAACTACTCTAATTGGAGATCTATCTACTCAAACAATTTCAAATTTTGCTGAGTATAGAAGAATAGGAGAAAAGTATAGTTCTCCTGGGATTTTGGGTTCAATATCTAAAGAAAAGTCCCAGCTTCTCTATTGAGAAATTTGCAAAAATCGCCTACACTACTTATCTTTTTGAACAACATTGATTCAATGCCATGCGAAAGAAAAAATTTTTTCTTACCCTCGGAGCAGCGCTTGTTTTCATCTTCCTAGTCAGTGGGGTGGAAACGATTCGAGAGGAACTAGGAGATCAAAAGCTTGAGAAGAAACTCTCGCTGGATAAACCTCGCTTGGAAAAGTCATTTGAGCCCTTTTTGAAGGAAGAAAATGAGAGAGATGACATTTGCAGCTGCACTGAAAAAGTTGCAACACTTATTGATCATATCTTATATCGAGGAAGTAAAAATTTTATCAGACGTCCCGTAAGCAAAACTATCGCAAAGACGATGAGTCTCACTGCCCTTCCAATTTGCTTACTATGCGATACAGCGCAGTATACGGCAAAAGGGAGCTTTGAAGGAGCTTTAATCCTTTTCACTGAGGAGAAGGGCGATAAGAACCGTTTTGAAAAGCACTTTTCAAAGGTCAAACGTTGTCTTCTTGGCTTTGCGGCTTTTCCGGCAGGGATCATCTCAGCCGATATGGTGAGTCAACACTTTGTGGTCAATCACTCAGGTAAAAAACTCGTTGAACCCTATGGTAAACTCTACTCTACGAAATGTCTCGAGCTCTATCCAAGGACTCATAAAGATGTTGCGATGATCTTGAATGAGGCTAAGCAATCTGGCAAAAAAGCAACGTTTGCTGGGGCTTTGATGAGCCAAGGGAAACAAGCTCTTCCAATGGATGAAGAGGATCTTCTTATCCATTTCGATGCGTTAAATCAAGTCACGATAGACCCAGCTAGTAGAATCGCACGAGTTGGAGCAGGAGCTCTTTGGAGCGATGTTCAAGCAGCTGCAAATGAGCATGGACTCGCCGTCAAGGTCATGCAAGCCTCAAACGTCTTTTCCATCGGAGGTTCTCTCTCGATTAATTGCCATGGCTGGGATCACAAGGCTGGCACATTGAAAGAAACGGTCCATTCCCTACTGATTGTAAATGGTGAGGGAGAAATACAACGCCTTTTTCCAGAAGATGAGCTTTTTGATTTAGTCATCGGTGGATTAGGAGGCTTTGGGGCAATATTAGAAGCAGAGCTTGCGTTAACACCGAACACCAAGATGTCCTATGAGTCGGTCGAAATGCCTGCTCAAGAGTATCTTTCCTACTTTCAAAATCAGGTCATGAATAATGAGAAGCTTGGGATGCACTATTTCCGCCTCTGTTTTGATCCTAAACAAATGTTTGAAACTGGGATTGCTCTTAACTATTTCGAAGAAAGCTCCGAAGGTGTCATTTCAGCAATTCCATTTGAGCCTGCAAGAGGCAACACAACTGAAAGGGTCGAATTAGGAATTATCCGTCGCCTTCCAAAAGCTCTTCCCATTGCATGGCAAATGGAGCGATCTGGATCTTTGAGCACAAAAAAAACTGATCGGAATGAGGCAATGACATTCCATCTCAGATGCATTTTTAATGAGTCAACAATCGATGCAGAATGGCTTCAAGAGTATTTCGTCCCTGCCCACCAATTGAATGACTTCATTTCATTTTTAGGTGATGTGCTCAAGAAAAACGACGTTCCCGTTTATAATGCCTCTATCCGTTATGTGAAGCAAAATGAAAGTCTTGGTTTTTCTTATGCTCCTCATGAAGATATGTTTGCGATTGTCCTTTTCTTCAATCAATCACTCCTTCCAGAAGAGATACAAAAATCGCGCCTATGGATTCAATCTGTCATCGACTATTTAATCGTGCATGAAGGAACCTACTACCTTCCTTATCAAAATTTTGCAACACTCGAGCAATTCCACTCCTGTTACCCTGAATGGGAAAAAATTGCGGAGAAAAAAAGGCAATATGATCCACATCATCTCTTCACGAATGGCTTTTATGAAGAATATGTTCTTGGAAAAAATACTCTAATCGCTGATTCCAATCGCTCGAATTTTCGCTCGACTTTTGCCGATCCCCTTCAAAGAAAATGGGTTGAAGAATTTTTAAATCATGTCTTTATGCAATTTGATCAAAAAAAATTCATGGCTCTTGTCGACGATATCTTAACCGACTCAAGTGTGAATGATGAGGATGTTTATCGCATCTTGCAGCAACGCCTAAGTGAAGGATCATTCTCCTTTCTGAAAAAAAACAAACAAGCTTTGAAATCTCTGAGTACTCTGAAAGAAGATCTATCAGATCAAATGCTAAAGCTCATGGGTAAAAAGACTCTCAGGGGTTATGTCGAGATTGGTTATCCTGGAAGGCTCTGTCGACCACTCAAAAAAAAGCTTGATTTGAAAGGCCCTATCTATGTGATCAATGAAGGTGAGCAGCTTGCTGATTATGTAGAATCTGGCTTTCCAAGACCTTACAATCGCTTTGTCTATTTGAATGAGTATGAGCCCATTCTTCACCAAGACATTCCGACAGAAAGTGTCGATCTCGTTGCGATGTACATTGGTCTTCACCATATCCCAGAAAACAAGCTGGAATCTTTTGTTAGATCCATCCACCGCATTTTGAGACCAGGAGGGTCCTTTGTCTTGATGGATCATGACGCTCTTTCTTCAAAGCACAAAGAGATGCTCTTTGTGATTCACAGTATCTTTAATGTAGGAACAAACGTCCCTCTCGATGAAGAACTCCGCGAATTTCGCAATTTCCAAAGCCTTGCTAATTGGGAATCACTTCTCGAAAAATGTGGCTTTGTTCGGGACTCTCACCCTCCTCTCATTCGCCAAGGTGATGCAACACTGAATTCTCTTATTCGTTTCACAAAAAAAGCCACAACAGAAGAAGAGTTCTGCGCTCAAATCCATGCTGACCCTGAGTATGTTCGTGATCCCATCCGCACCTACCTTACAGCCCCTGAATGGCATAATGTGAGACTCACTCAAGGATATTGCAAATTCATTGAAGACATCCCCTTCTATCAGTTTCCTTGGTTTACTGAAATCAAGAACATGTGGTCTGTTTTTGGAAAGTCTTGGAAAGTCGCCAGACGTCACGCATCATTTTCAGAGGTCTTATTTTCTGATTGTACTCTCATGAACCTCTTCATTACGATCTTCAACACAGTAGAGTATGCGATCAAAGGAGCCATCTCCTACCCCCTATCTCTGATTTACACGAATGAATCGATCGAAGATGCTCGGAATATTCATCTTCTTGTTCGAACAAATACTAACCTCACAGAGATCGACCCTCGTATCCGTATTGAAAAAGAGTGTCCTGAAAGCCATCTCAAACACATCATTCTCCCTCGCTACATGGAGATGTTCCATATCCTTCTTAAGCTTTCAAATGAAGATCTCACGTATGTCGATATTGCAGGACAAAAGAAAATACAAGTCGACCTCAATGTAGAAAAAAATCAAGAGCTCATCCTTCCCCTAGGTTGTGAAAAACTTTATGAAATTCCAGTCACTGCAGACCCCTCACGAGTCTACTTAGCGCTTGATGTGGATGTAGAGCATCTGAATACGGCGCTCAAATGGTTTCAGGACCATAAGATTCCTATTGTCTATATCCATGACTTTTAGCCTGCACTAAAACCACTATGAACATGGATCTGATCCTTTTCAACGATGAGTAGTGGTTTCCAAAATCCAGTCAGATAGGGTATCTAAGACTATAGGTGCAATAGTTTCTTCAATTTTGCCATACTCTAAAATAGATCCAGATTCACATGTTTGAAAAAAATGGTTCAGTTTGGGAAATTCAGTAATCTTATAATTTTGGTTCCCAGCTTCTTTAAGAATTTTACCAATGAGATAAAGATTTTGTTTTGGAGGAACTTGGAAATCGAGCTCACCATTGATTGCTAAAACAGGTATCTTAAGATGCTCTAATGAAGTTCTTGGATCATAAGTCAAAAAATACCGGAACCACTTTGAGTTACAACGCTTAATTTGGGCTTCCATGGCGTTAGCATTTGCTTGTTGTTCTTCCTGGGGTAGTTTGACTAGCTGTTTTGTAACAATTTCTCGTATGAGTTTTTCCGCTTTTTCAATATCAGGTTCATTTATAATGATAGACAATACTTGCTTTTGAAAATCAAGTTGATGACTTATCTGCTCTTCACTCACTCCCATACTACGAGAAATCAGGGTTTCTTGCGTATAAACAAGTGTTTCGCCTGTTACGCCTTGTGCAGCCATTAACACAATAAAAGCTACATCCTTCGACTTAACTGCTACTAGTGGAGCAATCAGTCCCCCTTCACTATGACCAATCAAACCTATTTTTTCTGCATCAACTTCCGTTCGAGTTTTTAAGTACTCGACCCCAGCCAATATATCAGCAGCAAAATCTTCACTAGTTGAAACCTCGTAATTTCCTGTGGATTGCCCAATTCCACGCTTATCTATGCGTAGCACTACAATACCTTGTTTTGTGAGATGGTCAGCTAGAACCAAAAACGGCTTATGCCCAAATACGGTTTCATCACGGTCAACTGGGCCAGAGCCAGCAATAAGTAAAACTGCTGGGGATGGCTTTCTTGACCTGGGAAGAGTTAAAGTACCAGCTAAGGTTATGTCTGCAGTTATGTTAGAGTATTTAACTTCTTCTTCTTCGTAAGGAATGGCACCTTGTGGCTCTTGAGGACGCCAAGGCATAGAAATCGCTTCAGATGATTCATTTGCAGCAGCTATTAAACTGAATGCAGTGAACAATTCTTTAATCATGCTAACCGTTGTTTTGCTTTCGAGCATCTCTAGAAATCTAGAAGATAAGATGCCAAAATATTGCAGATAAAACATAATTTTTCAACTTGTAAGAACCTATGCTCTCAATTTAAAAACTGTAGTTGAAAAAGCGGTTGTATCTCTCTTCTTCTTCTCCAAAATACTCGAGAAACTTCGTAAGAAGTTCATCATCGAATTCATCTTTGAAGCGATAGAGTTTTTTCTTATTTGTGAAAGTGCGGCTTTGAATACTTCCAAAAGATCTCCATAAAATCCTTTCCAATTGCTTTTGAGAACACTCCTTCCCAAGAAAGCGCGCAATCCTCCGAACTTGGCCAAGCATCCCGCTTTCATCGGAAAAAAAATCTTCAAACCGCACCACTAACGCGTCGGGATGTAGCTTTGCAAAACGCAAGGCATCTTCAACAAAATAGCGCAATCCAAATCTCCGATAATCCTTTTCTTGAAAGTGAAAAAAGTACTCCATTGTCTTGAGGAGTTTTTCTTTTTCGCTTAGCAAAATCCAATCGCTATGCGTCATTTGGAGGTCGCTTAAGTCATCTTTAAAGAAGGGTAAGACATCAAAGCCGTAGCGTGAAATGTAATCTTTAGCTGAAACCAACACATCTCTTAAATTCCTCACCATGAGAATCTTCTTTGAAGTAGGATATCTCTCTAAATAGGCATCGATATCCAAAACAGATTCAACATGCAAAATTAAAAAGCTCTTCGATGGCGAAAACTGCGTATCCAAATAAGGAACAAAAGTAGGCCCTGTTTCGGGCAGGTTTGGCACGATAGGAGTTTTATTAATTAGGTTTTGTACAATAAGCTTGATAAAATGGGTCCCCGACTTTGGCACCGTCACAATGAGTGGTGGCTTTTCAATATCTTTCCCCCACAAACTAGCTCCCAAACAACAAAATAAAAAAACAGCTCTTATTAGATTCAATTTCTTCAACATAAGCTTGCCTTTTTAACTCATTTTTCGCTTTTAAGCAATCTCCTTTACGCTTATTCTTCGGTTATGGATCTTACAACTCTTCGAAAGCAGTTTCCCGTCTTGAAACAGGGCATCTATCTCAATCATGCCGCCACTTGCCCCATCTCATACGCCACCATTGAGCAAATGAAATTATACTGCCAAGAGATGGAAGAGCCTTTTGCCAAGCATGCTATGCGTTGGGCTAAGCTCACTGAAGAAACGCGACAACTCCTCGCAGAGCTCTTAGGGTGTCAGACCGATGAGCTCGCATTCACCCCGAACACTTCAACAGCTTTAAGCCTCGTTGCAAATAGTCTCAATTTCAAACCAGGTGAGCGGGTATTAATCCCACGTAATGAGTTTCCGTCCAATCGATACATTTGGGAAAACCTTCAAAGCAAAGGTGTCGACTGCACATTCTTTGATCTTCCATCTGACCGTTCCCTCATTGAGTTCTTGTCAGAGCAAGATCTCTCGAAGGTCCGCTTGATTTCCGTGAGTCTTGTCAGCTACCTCACAGGAAAAAAAATTGATCTCAAAGCATTTGGAGAGTTTTGTAAAAAAAGGGAAATCATCAGCTGCGTTGATGGAATTCAAGGTGTTGGCACATTTCCTCTCAACCTTAAGTCACAACCTATCGACTTCTTCGCGGGAGGGGGGCAAAAGTGGTTACTCGGTCCCCTTGGCTGCGCCTATCTCTACATCCGGAAAGAACTCATTGAAAAACTCCACGTTCCTCTTGTTGGCTGGACAAGTGTGAAAGACCCTAGGAATTTTGAAGCGAGAAAGCTCGACTTTGCCGACGGAGCAGCCCGTTTTGAACCAGGCCTTCCCAACATTGTCTCCATTGCAGGGCTCAATGCTTCCCTAAACGAGCTCAAACAGATCGGCTGGGACTTTATCTTCAAACGTATTCAATCGCATACCTCCTACCTCCTCGAACATCTTCCCTCTCTCATTTCAAATCAAACAGAACTAGGGGCGATTGTCACAGTCAAAGTTCCAGAGCACTTAAACTTACAAAGCTCATTAGATAAAAACCAAATCACCGTCACTTTGAGAGGAGGATTGATTCGAATTGCGCCTCACTTCTATAATTACCAGGAAGAACTCGATCAACTTCTAAAACTGCTGAGGAGGTAATTCATGCGTTATTGGCTTGGGGTCGTCTCAAAAGAACATGTCCAAAAAGGAATGGAAGGTGGTTTTGCACAAGTTTGCCATGGGAAAAAGGGGCCTTTGATGAAAATGGTCACTGGAGATGGGTTTGTCTATTACTCTCCCCGTGTTTCTCTCTTTGGGAAAGATCTCTGCAAATGCTTTACAGCAATTGGAACAATCAAAACGGGAAAAGTCTATCAAGTCGAAATGACTCCAGATTTTCACCCCTATCGTATCGATATCGACTACTTTCCCTCTCAGGACGTGCCCATAGCTGATTTAATGGATCAATTGGAGTTAACGCAGCATAAAAGCTGGGGAATGCAACTCCGCCGAGGCCTTATTGAAATCTGCCCTGAAGATTTTTCCACGATTTCAAAAGCCATGCAACTCTAATTTGCAAGCTTAAGTTTGACTTCTTTTTGATATTCTACCTCTTCAACCGGCCCTGTAACAACATAAGGCTTATTCTCCCAAAAACTATCTGTATAGAAAATGGTGTCATCACTGATCTTGAAGTATTTTAAATAGTAGAGGTCAAGCTCACCCATTTTCTTGATTAGAATTCGCTTTTTGTTCCGTTTAAACGTCTTATTCTTCCAGTCAGCTACAACTTCATAATCTCTTTCAAAAACAAACATAAAGTGGTAGCCTCTTATGGGACGACAGTCATAGTAATAAGACGGAACAATGTGCACCCCATTTTTGGTTCTCCCCTCATAGCTATACTCGCAAAGCTGCCCATATTTAGCTGTCAACCCATTCCCTAAAAAATCGTAGATAGGAGCTTGTTGAGCCTTCTCCAGATCACAAGCAATGAGAACCGATCCTCCGGTACGCATGCTCGAAGAAAAATCGTCGATTAATCGAGGACTAATATAGGGTGCGCAATCAAAGTGAAAGGGTAACTTTCCCTTGATCAGACTGGGCCTTGAGGGGGGAGTTAAATCAAGATCGTATGTTTCCTGGAGAATCCTGAGCGTTTTTCCCTCAATTGCAACGTCGTTTTCATGCATATACCCTGGAAGAGGAATACACCCCACCTTTTTAAGAAGGACTTGATCTTGGTAAAATGTAAATTTCTCTTCCGCAGTGCCATCTAACGTAACCCCTTCCCCTTTCAATATCTCAAAAAAAAGAAGCACATGTTTCCAGTTGTCCCGATCTAATGCTAATAAGAGGTGGACTCCTTCTTTCGACTGGCCTAGATAGACCGAGCTCATCACATACCCTTCAGTGCACTGATCATCGCAATCGGTTAAATTAAACGAGACGTTTTCAGGCTGAGTAAGTGCCTTGATGATCCACTGATAGACATAGAAGCGCCTTTCTTTCCCATCAACGATAGTTTCAAAGACCCAATCTGCATCTTCACGATCAGAGGTGTCGAGATGGGTGATTGGCAACTCAGTCTCCTCTAAAGAAGCTTGGTTCTTAAAGGCAAAAACTCCCAGGGAAGCGAAGCAAATCAAAGATAGGAGAAGAACTATTTTTTTCATGCAAACCATGGTAAAATTTCGCTATTTTAAAATCTCGTTCTTTTCTAAAATTTCATAGCAAAAATATAGAGTAGATCATGAAAACTCAGGGGCGTTTTTGGAAGCTCGATCAAAATGGCTATCTTCAAAATGATGCCGGCGTAGAATGTATTTCTCCCGAATTTAACCCTTTGATCGAAGCTGTTAAGAACACCTGTATCGACCATTTAGGTTCCTCTCTTCATAGTTTCTATCTAACTGGCTCTATTTCAAGAGGTACTGCCATCTCAAAAGTTTCTGATTTGGATACATTTGCTGTTCTAAAAAAAGATCATGACTTAGACACTTCGTGGTTAAGCCATACAGGAAAAACTCTGCAAAGTCAGTATCCAGTTGTCTCAGATATTCAACTAGAAATCTGGAAATGGAATGATTTAATGCAAACTGACAGTCTTTCCGAATACCAAGTTATCTTGAAGTTAAATAGCGTTTGTTTATGGGGCGATAACTTGGCCAGATCGATCCCACCGATTCGTCCTGATTACGCTCTAGCTCTAACAGAGCTTCAGCATTTGCAGTCGGATATCGATGAAGTTTTAAGCAAAATTGAAAAAGAGCCCAATCAGGTTGCATTTTGGTGCAAAAAAATCATGAAAAACCTCATTCGCGCTGGATTTTATCTCTTGATTCCAAGAGAAAAAAAATTCACAAGAGATTTAGAATTGTCCGTTGCAACCTTCCTCAAGTACTACCCTGAGAGGATAGAAATCAACAAATGCTTAAAACAGGTAACATTTCCGCTAACACACAAAAAGGATTTAAAAAAATTTCTAAAAAGTCAATTTGTGAAGCAATTACTCGATGAAACCAAGCAACTTATCCATGCAAATGTACCAACTGTCTGAAGAGATCGAATCAGCATATCGGAAATTAGACGAGCTTCTTACTCAAATTCCACCAAGCCAGATACATGATAAGAGAATTATGTTTGGGAATTTGAAGATTAGCGTTGTCGATCTCATTGCCTATCAAATTGGTTGGAGTAAGCTTCTTCTTGAGTGGTATCAATCTGGCATTGAAAAGAAGAGTATCCAAATGCCAGGAGAAGGCTTCACTAAGTGGGATTATCAAGGGCTTGCAAAACATTTTTTTAAGGCCTACTGCTTCGAAAACCTTTCTGCTCAACGGAAGTTTCTAAATGAACTCGTACAAAAGATTATCGTATTCGTTGAGTATGAGTCTCAAACAGAAAACATAGAAAAAGTGGGCATCTGGGACTGGTGCACCCTTCCCTCTGGGAAAAAATGGCCTCTTTCAAAATGGGTCTCG
Coding sequences within:
- a CDS encoding nucleotidyltransferase family protein; the encoded protein is MKTQGRFWKLDQNGYLQNDAGVECISPEFNPLIEAVKNTCIDHLGSSLHSFYLTGSISRGTAISKVSDLDTFAVLKKDHDLDTSWLSHTGKTLQSQYPVVSDIQLEIWKWNDLMQTDSLSEYQVILKLNSVCLWGDNLARSIPPIRPDYALALTELQHLQSDIDEVLSKIEKEPNQVAFWCKKIMKNLIRAGFYLLIPREKKFTRDLELSVATFLKYYPERIEINKCLKQVTFPLTHKKDLKKFLKSQFVKQLLDETKQLIHANVPTV
- a CDS encoding ClbS/DfsB family four-helix bundle protein, yielding MQMYQLSEEIESAYRKLDELLTQIPPSQIHDKRIMFGNLKISVVDLIAYQIGWSKLLLEWYQSGIEKKSIQMPGEGFTKWDYQGLAKHFFKAYCFENLSAQRKFLNELVQKIIVFVEYESQTENIEKVGIWDWCTLPSGKKWPLSKWVSVNTKSPYHRAYLLIKSLPSLKKQ
- a CDS encoding EVE domain-containing protein translates to MRYWLGVVSKEHVQKGMEGGFAQVCHGKKGPLMKMVTGDGFVYYSPRVSLFGKDLCKCFTAIGTIKTGKVYQVEMTPDFHPYRIDIDYFPSQDVPIADLMDQLELTQHKSWGMQLRRGLIEICPEDFSTISKAMQL